Proteins found in one Takifugu rubripes chromosome 17, fTakRub1.2, whole genome shotgun sequence genomic segment:
- the LOC101072411 gene encoding mitoferrin-2-like, whose translation MEANGFVPRRTPLETPGVDSRVTSAAAGAEFRWLGDRAMEAMGEFSRSVPPRIAGAQDVGPVLHRASPDNSSPVEPEIDYEGLPQGVATSTHMLAGAVAGIMEHCLMYPIDCVKTRMQSLHPQPGAHYRNVTDALMQIIRTEGVWRPIRGVNVLAVGAGPAHALYFTCYEKIKFSLSDAIHPGANSHFANGVAGCMATLLHDAIMNPAEVVKQRLQMFNSPYRGVLHCMGSLFRQEGLAAFYRSYTTQLTMNVPFQALHFMTYEYLQELLNPHRQYNPSSHMLSGALAGAVAAAATTPLDVCKTLLNTQEAQTIHVMQTGVASASAGRHISGLGEAFRAVYRMGGIPAFFKGVQARVIYQMPSTAISWSVYEFFKYILTKRQHDRRLHRDADK comes from the exons ATGGAGGCAAACGGCTTCGTGCCCCGACGAACGCCCTTGGAAACACCGGGCGTAGACAGCCGGGTGACCAGCGCAGCAGCCGGTGCAGAGTTTCGATGGTTGGGCGACCGGGCGATGGAGGCCATGGGGGAGTTTAGCAGGTCTGTTCCACCGAGAATAGCGGGGGCCCAGGATGTGGGCCCGGTGTTACATCGAGCGTCTCCTGACAACTCGTCCCCTGTGGAACCTGAAATAGACTATGAAGGACTGCCTCAGGGAGTCGCCACCAGCACTCACATGCTGGCCGGAGCCGTAGCTGGAATCATGGAGCACTGCCTTATGTACCCCATCGACTGTGTTAAG ACTCGTATGCAGAGCCTGCACCCACAGCCAGGAGCACACTACCGGAACGTGACGGACGCTCTGATGCAGATCATTCGGACCGAGGGTGTGTGGCGCCCAATCAGAGGAGTAAATGTGCTGGCGGTGGGAGCGGGGCCAGCCCACGCACTTTATTTCACCTGCTATGAGAAGATCAAGTTCTCTCTGAGTGACGCCATCCATCCCGGTGCCAACAGCCACTTTGCTAACG GAGTGGCAGGCTGCATGGCCACGCTGCTGCATGATGCCATCATGAACCCAGCTGAAG TGGTGAAGCAGCGGCTGCAGATGTTCAACTCTCCGTATCGTGGCGTGCTGCACTGCATGGGGTCCTTGTTCAGGCAGGAGGGCCTGGCCGCCTTCTATCGCAGCTACACGACCCAGCTGACCATGAATGTGCCGTTCCAGGCTCTGCACTTCATGACCTACGAGTAcctgcaggagctcctcaaCCCCCACAGACAGTACAACCCCTCCTCCCACATGCTGTCGGGCGCCCTGGCCGGAGCcgtggccgccgccgccaccactcCCCTCGATGTTTGCAAGACCCTTCTGAACACGCAGGAGGCTCAGACCATACATGTGATGCAAACGGGGGTGGCCTCGGCCTCCGCTGGTCGCCACATCTCAGGCCTTGGCGAGGCTTTCCGGGCCGTGTACCGGATGGGCGGCATCCCCGCCTTCTTCAAAGGCGTTCAAGCCCGAGTGATCTACCAGATGCCCTCCACGGCCATCAGCTGGTCCGTGTATGAGTTCTTCAAATACATCCTCACCAAGCGGCAGCATGATCGGCGGCTCCACAGAGACGCAGATAAATGA
- the entpd4 gene encoding ectonucleoside triphosphate diphosphohydrolase 4, with protein MARITFSCLPASCYCSVSLLSLGCAVRQKVLLLLLLFIISFILLLGVYQRQLWGPQRRSGARVNMYISMAESMEATDVTNPALNYGVVVDCGSSGSRVFVYYWPPHNGNPHTLLDIRQMKDRDRAPVVKKIKPGISTLAQTPSHASDYLSPLLSFAAAHVPQSKHKETPVYILCTAGMRLLPESQQAAILEDLVNDIPLEFDFLFSRSHAEVISGKQEGVYAWIGINFVLGRFDHADEEDTTVEVMTGSQSQQPISRRRTVGIIDMGGASLQIAYEVPSAITFSSPQEEEAGKSVLAEFNLGCDVEHTQHVYRVYVTTFLGFGGNMARQRYEDQLVNATLADTRVLTSLDKPYLDPCLPAGLSDSVVRDNHTIQLRGQGDWTRCLQVVRPFLGLHNGTMSLGGVYQAPINFSNSEFYGFSEFFYCTEDVLRLGGQYNSQRFSKAAADYCATKWSTLKQRLENRLFSQHADIDRVKKQCFKSAWMFEVLHSGFRFPTNYPSLKTAQLVYNKEVQWTLGAILFKTRFLPLRDLQQETLRQSHSSWLRSSFVYNHHLLSLCILVVLLAILLYILRLRRIHQREQRQAEALNLLWAEEGEALLP; from the exons ATGGCAAG GATCACCTTCTCCTGCCTGCCGGCCTCCTGTTACTGCAGCGTGTCCCTACTGTCTTTGGGCTGTGCTGTTCGGCAGAaggtgctactgctgctcctcctcttcatcatctccttcatcctccttctTGGGGTCTATCAGAGGCAGCTCTGGGGTCCACAGCGACGCTCTGGGGCCCGAGTCAACAT GTACATCTCTATGGCTGAGTCCATGGAGGCCACGGATGTGACTAACCCTGCCCTCAACTACGGGGTGGTGGTGGATTGTGGCAGCAGCGGTTCCCGGGTCTTCGTGTACTACTGGCCCCCCCACAACGGGAACCCTCACACACTGCTGGACATCAGACAGATGAAAGACCGCGATCGCGCCCCCGTTGTCAAGAAGATCAAACCCG GTATCTCCACACTGGCTCAAACGCCATCTCATGCCAGCGActacctctctcctctcctgagcTTTGCCGCTGCTCACGTCCCCCAGAGCAAACACAAGGAGACGCCTGTCTACATCCTGTGCACGGCAGGcatgaggctgctgccagagaG CCAGCAGGCCGCCATCTTGGAGGACCTGGTCAACGACATTCCCCTGGAGTTCGACTTCCTCTTCTCTCGCTCCCACGCCGAGGTCATCTCAGGGAAACAGGAAG GTGTGTATGCATGGATCGGTATCAACTTTGTGCTGGGCCGCTTCGATCACGCCGATGAGG AGGACACCACAGTGGAAGTGATGACGGGCTCGCAGAGCCAGCAGCCAATCAGTAGGCGGCGTACAGTGGGCATCATTGACATGGGCGGGGCTTCGCTGCAAATTGCATATGAGGTGCCGAGTGCCATCACCTTCAGTTCACCACAGGAG GAGGAGGCTGGCAAGAGTGTCCTGGCAGAGTTTAACCTGGGCTGTGACGTGGAGCACACGCAGCACGTGTACCGAGTCTACGTCACCACCTTCCTGGGCTTTGGCGGGAACATGGCCAGGCAGCGCTATGAGGACCAGCTGGTCAACGCCACTCTGGCAGACACCAG GGTTCTGACCTCACTGGACAAGCCATACCTGGACCCGTGTCTGCCGGCTGGGCTGTCGGACTCTGTGGTGAGGGACAATCACACCATTCAGCTGAGGGGCCAGGGGGACTGGACCCGCTGTCTGCAGGTGGTCCGACCCTTCCTGGGCCTCCACAACGGCACCATGTCGCTGGGTGGAGTCTACCAG GCTCCCATCAACTTCAGTAACAGCGAGTTTTACGGTTTCTCCGAGTTTTTCTACTGTACGGAGGACGTGTTGAGGCTGGGGGGCCAGTACAACAGCCAGAGGTTCTCCAAAGCTGCTGCG GATTACTGTGCCACCAAGTGGTCAACCTTGAAACAGCGGCTGGAAAACAGGCTTTTCTCTCAGCATGCCGACATCGACAGAGTCAA GAAGCAGTGCTTTAAGTCTGCCTGGATGTTTGAGGTTCTGCACTCAGGTTTCCGGTTCCCCACTAACTATCCCAGTTTAAAAACAGCCCAGCTGGTCTACAACAAGGAGGTGCAGTGGACTCTGGGAGCAATCCTGTTCAAGACCCGCTTTCTGCCTCTCAG ggacctgcagcaggaaacgcTGCGCCAGAGCCACTCCAGCTGGCTGCGCTCCTCTTTCGTCTACAACCATCACCTGCTGTCACTCTGCATCCTGGTGGTGCTGCTCGCCATCCTGCTCTACATCCTGCGCCTACGTAGGATCCACCAGCGAGAGCAGCGCCAGGCAGAAGCTTTGAACCTCCTCTGGGCTGAAGAGGGCGAGGCACTCCTCCCATGA